The genomic stretch GGTAGAAAAACACGGGATCTGCGCGCCCGTCTCCGCACACCAGTCCACAAACTCGCTTCTAACCCCATATATTCTGCGTGGGCGCGCAAGTAATAGCAAAAGCATCGTTTATCGAGATGTGGTGTTTAACGACAGGAATTAACTTAAAGCGGGGATAAACGCCTGAATTTTGGTTATCTTTGGCGCGCACAGCGATCATTTCGAAACCTATTAATAGCACTCTTAAATTACTGATTAACTAGACCTATCCATTCGAATTACTTGATGGTATAGGTAGGACGTTTAGAGAGGTGTATGAAAAATGGTATTCCATCCTCCAGTTGCTATCGTAGCAAAAGCGGGTGATTCCGGAAAGTACAAGGTCGGACTCCCCGCCTGGAACATGGTCCTGCGTGGATTCCTGTCCGGAGCGTTCATCGCCATGGGTGCTGCCCTGGCGACGGTCTGTTCGACCGGCATCCAGGCAACCGACGTCGCGATGCGGTTCGGTGCCGCGAGTCCCGGTATCTCCCAGCTCATTCTGGGTGCCGTCTTCCCTGTGGGGCTTATCATCACAATCATGACCGGTGCTGAGCTCTTCACCGGCGACGCGATGCTCGCCCCCATGGCGGCGTTTATCCACAAGGTCAGCTGGGCAAGCGTGCTCAACCTCTGGCTCTGGGTATATGTCGGCAACCTCATCGGGTCGGTGGTCTTCGCGTACATCATGGCATACGGCCCGTTTGTCAGCTTCGATGCCGCCGGAACCGCAACGCTCACCGCGTTTGGTTTGAGAGCAGTTGCCATAGCAACCGCAAAGACGAGTTACTTCGGTGCTATGGGCATGTGGTCGGTCTTCCTCAAGGGGATCGCCTGTAACTGGCTCGTCAACCTCGCTGTCCTGCTCGGTATCTGTGCCGACGACGCGATAGGCAAGATCGTCGGTATCTGGTTCCCGATCTTCGCTTTCGTTGCCAGCGGGTTCGAGCACAGTGTTGCGAACATGTACTTCATCCCCGCGGGCATCTTCTGCACGGGCATCGACCCCACGAAGGCAGTCGACACAGTCAACTGGGTTGCCATGTGGACCAACAACATCATCCCGGTCACGCTCGGCAACATCGTCGGAGGTCTCTTCTTCGTCGGTGTTCTCTACTGGGTCGCGTTCAGAAAGGAAATTGCAGCCCTTAAGTAACCCTGATTAACGATGCAAATCGGAGATGTCAAAGTGAGGGTGACGGCCGTTGCGCTGGCCGTCTTCCTCTTTTTTGTTATCCTGATCGCGGTGTATGTCTTCTCAACCGGGGATGTATACGCGCTGTATTGGGCGGTTCCGTCGGCTGTCATGCTGCTTCTCATACCCATGGCACTTAACTACATGAGCCAGAAGCAGTATGCGTCGCTGGTGCCGATGTATGAAGCGGAAGCAAAGAACGCCCGAATACGGGAGATTACCCTGAATCGGCTCGGTGAACCGGTGCGCATAAAAGGTGTCGTCGAGCGGGTCTATTTCCAGTTCCTCAACCGGCCGCAGTACCTCGTTGCCGACCGGACAGGTGAGATATCGGTCAAGATGTTCACCTCGCCGACAGAAAACGTGCAGAAAGGGGATGTGGTCGAGGTGCTCGGAACCGTCGTCAAACGCTACATCATGACCGGGGATGCGGTCATCAACTGCGTCTCCATACGGAAGATCAAGAACGATCAGTAATTCCGACGCCCGCAGGGCGTCAAGCAATTCAGTGAAGGGGCGGCGGAAACGGTACGGTTTCCTGCCAGAATCACCTTCGTGTTTGTATTCTAAAACGTCTTTTCAAGCCCGTCGTCTATCGGCGTTGCCGCCGGTTTTTTGTTGAGATCCGCGATATACTCCTCGAAGAGATGGATCCGGGTGCTCACCGGGAAGGGTATCCCGATGGTGCTGATGACCGCTTCTCCTCGCTCGAGCGTCTGAATCTCGGTATCCAGGCGCGAGAGATCCTGTTTTGCGCTGCTTGCTATGGTGTCGCGGTCGCCACGATCGGAGAGCCCCATCACCACGAAGGTGTTCAACTGCGCAAGAACCCGGGCATCGATGTTCTTGGGCTGCTGGGTGACCACGCAGAGCCCCACGCCGAACTTCCGCCCCTCCATCGCGGCTTCCCGGAACGTCCGGGTGCTCCCCGAGCCTGAGCCCAGCACCCGCTGCGCCTCCTCGATGGTGATCAAGACCTGTTTAGGCTCCCCCTCGCCCCCGGCCTCCTCGCCCTGGTGGCTGCGCATGATCCTGCGCGTTATGATCGAGAGGACGAAGAGCTCGCTCTGCTCGCTTATTCCGGGGATGTCGATCAGGACGACCTTGTTCTCGTGGAGCGCCTTCAGGATATCCGGGATCGAGGAACCCTGCCTCCGGAAGAAGTCCCGGTTCCGGTTCATCATGCCGGTGATGCGCCGCTGCATCACCGAGAGCGTGCTCGGCGAGAAGTTCTTCAGGTCGTTCGCAATCCGGGGGTGCCGGCCGGTGTAGGTCTCGGCGTCGAAGGTCGCGAAATCGGTGCTCTGGAAGAAGTCGATCACCTCGGAACCGGGCGTGCTCTCGAGCATCTCCACGACCTCGCGCTGGGGCGGCGAGTGCTCGTAGAGGAGGAGGAGATCGGGCGCCCTGAAGTCGTCGTAGTCCAGGTAGAGCTGGTTCAGGTGGTACTTTCTCCTGAACGACTCAGGCCGGGTGGAGAAGACCTCGAGCCCGTCACGGCCGGCCTGGTAGTGCAGGAGCCCCATGGTAGCCTCTCCGCTCGACGACCGCCCCCCCGCTACGTACTCGCCGTGCGGGTCGACGATGAGGAGCCCGAACTCCCGCGCCTGCATGCAGGAGGCGCAGAAGACCTTCATGAAGTTGCTCTTCCCCATGCCGGTCGTCGCAAAGACACCCATGTGCTGACGCATCACCTGTGCGTGGAGCGCCACCCTGACGTCCTTCATGACGCCCTGGCCGGTCTTCATCACGCCGACCTCGATCTCGCCCATCACCTGCGCGAGGAACGCGAAGTCGCGGGACTCCGGGCGCTCCACACGGGAGAACTTCGCAGGAAGTGTCCGGGGTTTGCGGAAGGCGCCGTCACCCCCGACGTACCCGAGCGGCATCGCCTCGACGAGGATGAAGACATCCTCTCCTATCCCGTAGAAGTGCTCGGTATGAGGGCGGGTGTCCCACTTCGGGTCGGAGAAGTTGCAGTCGTGGAGGAGATCGGTCACCTTGGCAAAGAACGTCAGCCCTTTGACACTGTCCGTGATCTTCAGCACGTCCCCGAGATAGAGTTCCGCGTCGTGGGGGGCGGCAAACCGGTAACCGAGCACCCGGTCGCCGATCAGGCGGTACTTCGAGGCGTCATCGCCGTTAATATCGGTCAAACTCATCATGATAGTCACCAAAGATGCCGGTATAGTCGGCAAGGGTCATGCCGAGCCGGTCCATGTCCCGGATGATGTCCTGGCGGACCTGCTCGACCGCATCCTTCCCGATCTTGGTGGTGAGGTGCGCGTCGAGGAGCGGGTAGGGGTAGCCCGTGACGCGCCCGTCGTCGGCGTAGGCCGCGAGCGCCGAGAAGACCCGTTCGACCTTCTCCGGGCTGTAGAGCGCGGGGATCTCCACCTTGAACGCCCGTTCCGCCCGCGGATGCAGCCGTGCGACGTACTGCTCGCCCCGCTGCTTCCAGGAGTCCGTCTCCCGGCGGTCGATCAGGCCTTCGGGGGTGGAGACGCAGAGGTACCAGGGTCCGGGGACGCCGAGGTCACGTGCAAGCCCCTCCGCTGCCGGGACGATCGGGTGTCCGTCGCCCCAGGTGAGCGACGTCCGTTTCGTCACCGCGGCGATGAGCACGCCCCGGAGATTGCAGAGGTTCAGGAGTTTTTCGACGACCTCGCCGTGGCTCGCGTGGCGAACCTGGAGCGTGCCGTCGAGGACGATGAGGTCGCCGGCATCGAGCTCCGCGGCCATCTCCGTCGCCGCCCAGAACTCGAGGGTATCCCGTATGACGGCGGTGTTCCGGACCGGGTCGTCGTGGTCGAGGGGCACCTTCGGGGCGCAGTGGAAGCAGTCGTGATAGATCTCGTCGAAGTCCTCGTTCCCCGTCCCGGGGTTGACCGTGACGATCTGGAGAGGCGTCGTCCGGTGGTGGAGGCGTGAACCGCCCGCGTACGAACTGACCGATGCCCGGACGGCGGCAACGGCAAAACTGCCTGCATCGAGGATGACGGTATTGCTCCCGTCCACCGCGCAGATCGCCCCGTCAAACCTGGACGGGCAGCGGCGGTACGACGATGCATCGAACCCCCCGGCAACCGCGAACCGTCCGGCAAGGTCGGGCGGGGAACACTCGCGAATCCGCCCCGCGATTCTCCGGATCGCGTCCCGGTAGACGGCATTCGGATCGGTCATTCGAACTCCCTGACCTGGCTCGCCTGATCTCTGCCCATCTCGACCATCAGCGTCGTCGAGAACTCGTCCTGGACCTCGGTGATGTGGGATATCAGGAGGATCTGGGGGAAGTGGGCCTCCTGGGTCCGGAGCGCCCGGAGAAGGTTGCTCCGCCGTCCCTCGTCCTGGCTCCCGAAGATCTCGTCGAAGATCAGGAACGTGGAGTCGTGCACCTCGTTCACCTCGGCGAGGAACCGGGAGAGCGCCACCCGGAGAGCGATGGCGATGTCGTCCTGTTCTCCGCCGCTGAACCGCTCGGCCGGGTAGTCGTCTCCCATGTCGTGGACAAGGACGGTGAAGTCGTCGTCGAGCATCACGGTGCTGTAGCGCCCGTCGGTGATCTCTGAGAGCACCCTCCCCGCCTCCTCCTCGATCCGGTCCCTGACCACCTGGAGGAGGTGATCGGTATACTCCTTGATCATCGACCGGGTCAGTTTCAGGCGGGCGATCTCCTCGGTGAGCGCTTCCTGCTGCCGGAGGAGGTCGTCCGCGCGCGAGAGTCTCCCGGTCTCTTTCTCGATATCCATCTTGAGGCCGTTTATCTTGAAAGCAACGGCGGATCGCTGCTCCCGCGCCGCGAGGAGGTCTCGCTCGCACTTCAAGGCTCGCTCCTCTGCTGCCGTGACCGCCTCTTCGCTGAACCCGAGCCCTTCGGCGGCCTCCACGACCCGGAACCGTTCGGCCTCCCTCTTCGCGAGGAGGCCCTGCTTCGCCTCCAGCGCCTCGACCAGCCTCGGGACCTCTTCGAGGCGGACGCGGAGTTCGAGCGCCCGATGATGCGCCGCCTCAGCGCGACTGAACTCCTCGCTCTGGCGTGCGAACCGGTCGGGGTCGAACGAGAGGCGGGTGAGTTCGTCCCGGATAGCCTGCAGCCTCCCTTCGAGTGCGGTGATCCGTGCGGAGACGTCCTCCAGTTCCTCTTCCAGCGCCGGCCGCCGCGTGAGCCGGGCCTGCGCCTCCGTGTATGCCCGCCAGGACGGTTCGAGCGCCTGCGCCTCGCTCTCCAGGTGCTGCCGGACCGCCGGGTCGAACCCGAGCCGGGAGATCTTCGCCTCAACCTCCTCTTTTCGGACGAGATACTCCTCAACGTCGGCGATGAGTCGCTGCCGTTCCTTCTGGAGGACGGGGAGGCGGCTGCACTCGCCCCGGAGGGTATCGGCCGATGTCCGCTTCTCCGAAAGGGCACGGATCCGCTCCTTGAGAGCGGCGTGCGCCGCCGGGTCGTACCCCTCCATGCCGAGCGTCCGCATCGCCGCACGGTGACCCTCCGCCTCGGCCCGCCACCGCTCTCCGACGCTCGCGCTCTGCTCATACCGGGACGAATAGAGCGCGTGCTGCTCTTTCAGGCGCTGGGAGACGGTGCGCTGTTCGTAAAGATCCTTCAGCGCGGCGCCGAGGCTCTCCCGGTCGGCGGTCGCCCTCGCATACCCGCCCTCAAGATCGGCGAGCGTCTTCTGCATCGCCGCGGCGGCATCTGCAAGATCGCCGAGCAACTGCTCGTAGTGGTCGCCGAGGCCCTGGTGGCACGTCGGGCACGACCCCTCCGGGCCGGCGGCAAGGATCTCCGCCCGGTGTTCGGCAAGCCTTCGGATCTCCTCGCGGAGCGTCTCCTGCCGCTCGGCGCACGCGCTGATCCGCGAGGTCAGGTACTCTTTCCGGCTCTCCGCAGATTCGATCTCATCTTCGATCGAGCCCATCCCGGCAAGCTGCCGGGCAAGCCCGGCAATCTCGCTCTCGAGGAGGCTCATCTCTTCGGAAGCCGCGTCGACCTCCCGCAGGCACCGCTCCTCCTGGCGGGCGAGTTCCTGGGCCCGGAGAAACACCTCCTCGCGGGCCAGGAGGGCGTCGTACTCCCCGATCTCCTCTTCGAGCGCGCGGAGGCGTTCGACCTTCTCTTCGATCCCTTCGATCTCCGTCCGGTTCTCCCCGACTCGCCGCTCGATCTGGGCGAACCGCTCGTCCATGCGCGCGAGGTCTTCGCGGAGGGCGTCGTACTCCGGCTGGAGTTCTGTCATCGCAGCGATGCGATCGCGGAGTGCCTGCCACTCCCCGACGTCCCGCTCGAGATCGGCAACCGCCTCTTCGTCCCCTGCAAGCGCGGCGAGTTCTGCCTCGATCTTCGTGCGGCGCTCGCCGTACTCCCGGACCTGCCCCTCCGCGGTCTTCGCTTCGAGGTTCAGGCGGTCGGCGAGCGCCTTCTCCTCGGCCATCGCGGCCGTCTCGGCTTTCAGGCCCTCATACCGGTCGGCGAGGGGAGCGAGTCCTTCGAGTTCGGCCTGCAGCCGCTGCCGTTCGGCTATCTCCCCCTCCGTCTCCCGGCACTCGCTCCGGAGCCGCTCGATCTCGGCCGCGAGCACCTCCCTTTCCCGCGCAAGGTGCAGGTAACGCTCGCGCACGGAGAGCTGCCGATCGCGCTCCTTCCTCGCACGCTCGAACACCTCCGCGGCAGCCGTCTCTCTCCCCAGGGCCTTCTCCGCCTCCTCCTCCACCCCGGCGAGCTCGGTGCGGAGCGCTGCAAGGCGGCCGCGAACCTCGTCGGCATCCAGTTCCTGGAGCCGGCCGGAGAGCTCGCGGCAGTTCCCTTCCCGGGCATCGACGATCGATTTGAGGTGCTCCATGCTGTCCTTCTTGAGGTAATCGATGCCCAGCACCTGCATGAACCAGTCCTTCCGGGACCCGGCCCTGCTCTCGAGCAGGGCAAGGAGTTCCTTCTGCCCGGCGTAGATGGTGTTGCGGAAATCGCCCGGCCCCATGCCGACAACCCGCTGCACCTCCTCTCCCACTTTCTGGACGCTGCTCGCGAGGAGTTTCTGGTTCAGGTAGAGGTTTGCCTCGTGGAGCGTCGAAGAGGGGCGGCGTTTGAATCTGCGGACGACGGCGTACTCGTTGCCGCCGACCGAGAAGTCCAGGCGAACCTCGCAGACGTCCTGCGGCCCCGCAAAGGAGCTGACGATGTAGTTTCCGTCGAGCCCCGTCCCCTGCAGACCGTAGAGGGCAAAGAGGACGGCGGAGACGATGCTGCTCTTGCCGGTCCCGTTGTTCCCGACGATCCCCGTGATGCCGTCCTGGAAGACGATCTCCTGGTCGCGGAAGCGCTTGAAGTTGCGCATCCGGAGTTTATTCAGCAGCACGCTCTCCCTCTTTATGGTGCGCGATGACCGACCGGAGGACCTCCGTCCCCGTCTTCTTCACGAACTCCTCGTCGCCCGGGGCGAGGTGCTCCTTCTCCACGAACCGCTCGAACTCGGCGACGTAGTCGATGCCGACGAGCGAGTCTTCGTAGAAGATCCGGGACGGATCGTCGACGGCCAGCACCTGCAGCTTGAGGTCCAGCGCACGGTTCCGGATATCCTGGAGCGCCTTCTGGTCGAGCGCGCGAAGCGTATCGCGGCGTATCCCGTCGAGCGTGACCTGGCAGATAGCGTGGTGAATCTTTTGTTCATGGTTATCGGCAGCATCGAGGATGCCGTCCACGACCTCTCTGGCCGAGAGCCCGTCGCAGTTGATCCTGCCGAGGCTGAACATCGGCGTGCGCGGAAGATCGATATGCTCGACCTCTCCCGACGCGAGGTTCACGGCGAGGCCGCCCTTCTCCTCCGCGATCTCGCCGTAGTTGCAGTGTTCGAGCGACCCGCTGTACCAGGCGTTGTCGGCGACCTGCACCTGGTTGTGGTAGTGACCGAGCGCGATGTAGTCGAACCGGTCGGAGAGGATGGTCGCGTCCAGTTCGTGTTCGGCGACGGTGTGCAGCCTTTTATCCGAGAGAATACTTGCAAGACCGTGGGTGACGAGCACGTTCTTGCCGCCGGAAAACTCAATCCCCTCAAACGCCCTCCGGTAGCCTTCCACCTCGAGCATATTCGGTATCAGGTGAAAGACCGTATCTCCCAGTTCCACTCGCCGGTAGCGGTTGTGGTGGGCGACGTAGAGGTCGGTTGCAGCGTAGCCGCCCCGCTCAAGCACCTCGAACGGCGACGCCGTGTATCGGGTCTTCGCCATGCTGTGGTTGCCCGCGACCACGAGCATCGGGATCCCCGCATCGTGCAGACGGGAGAGAGCGTCGAGCGCCGTCGTGTAAGCGCGGGTCTTCGGCTTGACCTGGTGAAAGAGGTCGCCCGCGTGGACGAACACGTCAGGGCGCATGGCGATGATCCGGTCGATGGCAGCAAGAAAGTTGTCGTAGATGAGTTGTTCGCGCAGGTTCATCCCGGTCTCCGGATCAACCCGGTTAAAAGCCGCTAATCCGAGATGCGTGTCTGCCAGGTGAACGATCTTCATGCCCAATTAGTCTCCGTGTTCCTTGAGTATAAATGCCTGATCTGCGCGGCGCGAATGTATCCGGTACCGGACCGGTTTCCGGAACACGCGTAATCTAATATATCCTCGCTGATATTTGTATGGTGATCTCGTGTCAAAAAGGGCCGTAGATGCAGTTTTTCAGGCACTATTCCTCCTATCCGACGTCCGGTTCCTGCTCCGGGAGACAGCTCCCGGGCATGACCTTGACGAGGTGCAGAAAGCGCGCGCCGCAACAACCCTCGATAAGGTGAAACGGCAGGTTGCAATCCTCGAAGAGGAGTTGATCCGGTGAAGTGCGCGGTCGATATCGAGTCCCGCGACGTCGAGGAGATGTACATCAACATCGACCCCATCCAGGCGGGCGGGCGGCTCACCGCAGAAGCCATGAGGGCAGCGATAGCGTACGGGGACGGCTACTCGGTCTGCGACAACTGCCGGAACCCTCCCCGGCTCGACTATATCAAGAACCCACCCATTGCGCAGTACCACGCGGATCTCGCTGCGTGGCTGAATATGGACACGGCGCGGGT from Methanoculleus chikugoensis encodes the following:
- a CDS encoding formate/nitrite transporter family protein encodes the protein MVFHPPVAIVAKAGDSGKYKVGLPAWNMVLRGFLSGAFIAMGAALATVCSTGIQATDVAMRFGAASPGISQLILGAVFPVGLIITIMTGAELFTGDAMLAPMAAFIHKVSWASVLNLWLWVYVGNLIGSVVFAYIMAYGPFVSFDAAGTATLTAFGLRAVAIATAKTSYFGAMGMWSVFLKGIACNWLVNLAVLLGICADDAIGKIVGIWFPIFAFVASGFEHSVANMYFIPAGIFCTGIDPTKAVDTVNWVAMWTNNIIPVTLGNIVGGLFFVGVLYWVAFRKEIAALK
- a CDS encoding OB-fold nucleic acid binding domain-containing protein — protein: MQIGDVKVRVTAVALAVFLFFVILIAVYVFSTGDVYALYWAVPSAVMLLLIPMALNYMSQKQYASLVPMYEAEAKNARIREITLNRLGEPVRIKGVVERVYFQFLNRPQYLVADRTGEISVKMFTSPTENVQKGDVVEVLGTVVKRYIMTGDAVINCVSIRKIKNDQ
- a CDS encoding ATP-binding protein yields the protein MMSLTDINGDDASKYRLIGDRVLGYRFAAPHDAELYLGDVLKITDSVKGLTFFAKVTDLLHDCNFSDPKWDTRPHTEHFYGIGEDVFILVEAMPLGYVGGDGAFRKPRTLPAKFSRVERPESRDFAFLAQVMGEIEVGVMKTGQGVMKDVRVALHAQVMRQHMGVFATTGMGKSNFMKVFCASCMQAREFGLLIVDPHGEYVAGGRSSSGEATMGLLHYQAGRDGLEVFSTRPESFRRKYHLNQLYLDYDDFRAPDLLLLYEHSPPQREVVEMLESTPGSEVIDFFQSTDFATFDAETYTGRHPRIANDLKNFSPSTLSVMQRRITGMMNRNRDFFRRQGSSIPDILKALHENKVVLIDIPGISEQSELFVLSIITRRIMRSHQGEEAGGEGEPKQVLITIEEAQRVLGSGSGSTRTFREAAMEGRKFGVGLCVVTQQPKNIDARVLAQLNTFVVMGLSDRGDRDTIASSAKQDLSRLDTEIQTLERGEAVISTIGIPFPVSTRIHLFEEYIADLNKKPAATPIDDGLEKTF
- a CDS encoding DNA double-strand break repair nuclease NurA — its product is MTDPNAVYRDAIRRIAGRIRECSPPDLAGRFAVAGGFDASSYRRCPSRFDGAICAVDGSNTVILDAGSFAVAAVRASVSSYAGGSRLHHRTTPLQIVTVNPGTGNEDFDEIYHDCFHCAPKVPLDHDDPVRNTAVIRDTLEFWAATEMAAELDAGDLIVLDGTLQVRHASHGEVVEKLLNLCNLRGVLIAAVTKRTSLTWGDGHPIVPAAEGLARDLGVPGPWYLCVSTPEGLIDRRETDSWKQRGEQYVARLHPRAERAFKVEIPALYSPEKVERVFSALAAYADDGRVTGYPYPLLDAHLTTKIGKDAVEQVRQDIIRDMDRLGMTLADYTGIFGDYHDEFDRY
- a CDS encoding AAA family ATPase; this encodes MLLNKLRMRNFKRFRDQEIVFQDGITGIVGNNGTGKSSIVSAVLFALYGLQGTGLDGNYIVSSFAGPQDVCEVRLDFSVGGNEYAVVRRFKRRPSSTLHEANLYLNQKLLASSVQKVGEEVQRVVGMGPGDFRNTIYAGQKELLALLESRAGSRKDWFMQVLGIDYLKKDSMEHLKSIVDAREGNCRELSGRLQELDADEVRGRLAALRTELAGVEEEAEKALGRETAAAEVFERARKERDRQLSVRERYLHLAREREVLAAEIERLRSECRETEGEIAERQRLQAELEGLAPLADRYEGLKAETAAMAEEKALADRLNLEAKTAEGQVREYGERRTKIEAELAALAGDEEAVADLERDVGEWQALRDRIAAMTELQPEYDALREDLARMDERFAQIERRVGENRTEIEGIEEKVERLRALEEEIGEYDALLAREEVFLRAQELARQEERCLREVDAASEEMSLLESEIAGLARQLAGMGSIEDEIESAESRKEYLTSRISACAERQETLREEIRRLAEHRAEILAAGPEGSCPTCHQGLGDHYEQLLGDLADAAAAMQKTLADLEGGYARATADRESLGAALKDLYEQRTVSQRLKEQHALYSSRYEQSASVGERWRAEAEGHRAAMRTLGMEGYDPAAHAALKERIRALSEKRTSADTLRGECSRLPVLQKERQRLIADVEEYLVRKEEVEAKISRLGFDPAVRQHLESEAQALEPSWRAYTEAQARLTRRPALEEELEDVSARITALEGRLQAIRDELTRLSFDPDRFARQSEEFSRAEAAHHRALELRVRLEEVPRLVEALEAKQGLLAKREAERFRVVEAAEGLGFSEEAVTAAEERALKCERDLLAAREQRSAVAFKINGLKMDIEKETGRLSRADDLLRQQEALTEEIARLKLTRSMIKEYTDHLLQVVRDRIEEEAGRVLSEITDGRYSTVMLDDDFTVLVHDMGDDYPAERFSGGEQDDIAIALRVALSRFLAEVNEVHDSTFLIFDEIFGSQDEGRRSNLLRALRTQEAHFPQILLISHITEVQDEFSTTLMVEMGRDQASQVREFE
- a CDS encoding metallophosphoesterase family protein; the encoded protein is MKIVHLADTHLGLAAFNRVDPETGMNLREQLIYDNFLAAIDRIIAMRPDVFVHAGDLFHQVKPKTRAYTTALDALSRLHDAGIPMLVVAGNHSMAKTRYTASPFEVLERGGYAATDLYVAHHNRYRRVELGDTVFHLIPNMLEVEGYRRAFEGIEFSGGKNVLVTHGLASILSDKRLHTVAEHELDATILSDRFDYIALGHYHNQVQVADNAWYSGSLEHCNYGEIAEEKGGLAVNLASGEVEHIDLPRTPMFSLGRINCDGLSAREVVDGILDAADNHEQKIHHAICQVTLDGIRRDTLRALDQKALQDIRNRALDLKLQVLAVDDPSRIFYEDSLVGIDYVAEFERFVEKEHLAPGDEEFVKKTGTEVLRSVIAHHKEGERAAE